The DNA region GTCTTTTACGGTCGCTTCTACCTTTTCCGAATCTATAGCTACCGGTAACTCTAATCTGCGTTGGAATTTGCCTCTGGCTCTTTCTATCCTGCGAGGTTTGTCTTGTGTGTATTCCTTCCATTCACCAGAGATTGTGAGAAGGTTATGAGCCACTGTGATCTCCAGGTCTTCCGGGGAAAGGCCGGGAACTTCTGCAGTAACCGTGATCCTATCTTGGTCCGTATATACATTTAGGGCAGGATATACCTGTCCACCTTCCGAGACTGGATCGAATAAATTATGGAATCTATTTTGAATTCTTCTGACTTCGCTAAAAAAATTTGGGCTTCTCATTATTGCCTCCTGGGCGTATTTAGCACTTATATATATAGAGTGCTAAAATTGAGAAAAGGTTCCACTATTTTTTATAAAAATTAGCACTTTTTTAATTAGAGTGCTAATGGCGGGAAATAGCCTATTTCCCTTTAGGATCCGCCTGATCCTGGCCCAAAGCATGATTTTGGAGGGAAAAAAGAAGATATTCCTTTTCTGGTTCAGAAAGAAGATTAGCCGAAATTTTAGACTTCTTAGGCAATTCTTTCAAAGCAGAAAGGAGAAATTTTGAACCCCGAACCCAATCTAAAAAAGAACCGAGTACTTCTCATTCGTTGTAAAGACGAGGCGGGACTGATCCACAGGATCACAGGATTTTTAGCAAATATTGGCGCTAATATAGTTGGAAACCAAGAGTTCGTGGAACCATTGGAGAAGGTATTCTTTATGAGAACTGAATATTCTCTTGAGAATAGTTCAAAAGAAGAAGGTCTCATTTCCGAACTTGGAAAAATCCTTCCGAAAGATGCTAAGCTTACTTTATCCAACCCAAAATTTCCCAAGGTAGTTTTACTTGCTACAAAAGAGCCTCATTGTTTGGGAGATATTCTTCTTCGTTGGAGATACGGGGAGTTGCCCATGGAACTTTTGGGTGTAGTTTCCAATCACGAAATTTTAGGAGATCTGGTCCGAGATTTTAAACTTCCTTTTCATTGTATTTCCAGCGACGGGATGACACGAGAAGAACATGAAAACCGATTGGATTCTTATCTGAAGGAACTCCAACCGGATTGGATCGTTCTCGCAAAATATATGAGAATACTCACTCCTGAATTCGTAAAAAAATGGGAGCATCGTATATTAAATATCCATCATTCGTTTTTGCCTGCGTTCGTAGGAGCAAAACCTTACGAGCAAGCATATAAGCGTGGAGTCAAGATCATAGGCGGAACTGCTCATATCGTGACTGAAAATTTGGACGAAGGACCTATCTTAGTCCAAGATGTTTGTCATGTGGATCACGGTTATTCTCCGGAACGTTTGGTTTTATACGGAAGAGATTTGGAGAAGGTTGTATTGTCCAAGGCTTTGCGCCTACTTTTGGAAGATAGGGTGATGATCTTTCAGAACAGAACTATCATTTTCGAATAACAGATGCGAATTGAATATTAGGTTTTTAGAAATACATGAAATTAAAATACGTCGGCTTTATTTTTTCCATACTGCTTGCTAGTGTTCCTCCATTATTTTCCTTTTACGGTTATGTTCCCGCTTCAGTGGGAGGAATGTTTTTTATATTCCTGATCGCTGCAGGATTATGGATTTTTGAAATTATTCCGGGTCATGCTACTTCTATCCTGATCATATTTTCAGAGATTATTCTTTTTTCTAATCCAGGAAAATGGGAATTCTTAAAACAATAT from Leptospira selangorensis includes:
- a CDS encoding Hsp20/alpha crystallin family protein, with protein sequence MRSPNFFSEVRRIQNRFHNLFDPVSEGGQVYPALNVYTDQDRITVTAEVPGLSPEDLEITVAHNLLTISGEWKEYTQDKPRRIERARGKFQRRLELPVAIDSEKVEATVKDGVLTLTLPILESEKPRKIRIEAKA
- the purU gene encoding formyltetrahydrofolate deformylase, encoding MNPEPNLKKNRVLLIRCKDEAGLIHRITGFLANIGANIVGNQEFVEPLEKVFFMRTEYSLENSSKEEGLISELGKILPKDAKLTLSNPKFPKVVLLATKEPHCLGDILLRWRYGELPMELLGVVSNHEILGDLVRDFKLPFHCISSDGMTREEHENRLDSYLKELQPDWIVLAKYMRILTPEFVKKWEHRILNIHHSFLPAFVGAKPYEQAYKRGVKIIGGTAHIVTENLDEGPILVQDVCHVDHGYSPERLVLYGRDLEKVVLSKALRLLLEDRVMIFQNRTIIFE